Proteins encoded together in one Bacteroidota bacterium window:
- a CDS encoding di-heme oxidoredictase family protein has translation MTARSDTSPRPHRRPGGEGVVRLGSLAVVPLLAWLLSLAGCFSGCDGTDLGLTAEPGEQFSGGDVTVFNAGQNAFGLPAPGLSNMDAGFFGVGNSFFNQNWVTAPASTTARDGLGPFFNARSCAGCHFKDGRGRTPTFDGERVTGFLVRVAIPGQRDAFGSPLGDERYGSQIQDQATLDFAPEATVLVDYEEIAGQFADGTPYSLRRPIISFEDEAYGPITGLTLSPRVANQMPGMGLLDAIPEADLLALADPDDADGDGISGRLNMVWNVREQRHTPGRFGWKAAQPTVEQQVASAFHGDLGITTSLFDAENCTVAPAGCNEAPTGGSPEVEDRNLAHVTLYSSTLAVPARRDWEEPDVLRGKALFKQIGCAGCHLPVLRTGPSEVHDVLSGQTIRPYTDLLLHDMGEGLADGMKVFEATGREWRTPPLWGLGLIQTVNRHTELLHDGRARNVTEAILWHGGEAEAAKERFRHLSRAERDDLLRFLNSL, from the coding sequence ATGACCGCTCGCTCTGACACCTCGCCACGCCCTCATCGCCGTCCCGGCGGTGAGGGTGTGGTGCGTCTGGGCAGCCTCGCCGTGGTGCCGCTTCTGGCGTGGCTGCTCAGCCTCGCAGGCTGCTTTTCGGGCTGCGACGGGACCGACCTGGGCCTGACGGCTGAGCCGGGCGAGCAGTTCTCCGGCGGCGACGTGACGGTCTTCAACGCAGGGCAGAACGCCTTCGGCCTCCCTGCCCCCGGCCTGTCGAACATGGACGCGGGCTTCTTCGGCGTCGGCAATTCGTTCTTCAACCAGAACTGGGTCACGGCCCCGGCCTCGACGACGGCGCGCGACGGCCTCGGGCCGTTCTTCAACGCCCGCTCCTGCGCCGGCTGTCACTTCAAGGACGGCCGCGGCCGCACACCGACCTTCGACGGCGAGCGCGTGACCGGCTTCCTCGTCCGCGTCGCCATCCCCGGCCAGCGCGACGCCTTCGGCAGCCCGCTCGGCGACGAGCGCTACGGCTCCCAGATCCAGGACCAGGCCACGCTCGACTTTGCGCCCGAGGCAACGGTGCTCGTCGACTACGAGGAGATCGCGGGCCAGTTCGCCGACGGCACGCCGTACTCGCTCCGCCGCCCGATCATCTCGTTCGAGGACGAGGCCTACGGCCCGATCACGGGCCTCACCCTCTCGCCGCGCGTGGCGAACCAGATGCCCGGCATGGGCCTCCTCGACGCCATCCCCGAAGCCGACCTCCTCGCCCTCGCCGACCCCGACGACGCGGACGGCGACGGCATCTCGGGCCGGCTCAACATGGTCTGGAACGTCCGCGAGCAGCGCCACACCCCCGGCCGCTTCGGGTGGAAGGCGGCGCAGCCGACGGTCGAGCAGCAGGTGGCGAGCGCGTTCCACGGCGACCTCGGCATCACGACCTCGCTCTTCGACGCAGAGAACTGCACTGTCGCCCCGGCGGGATGCAACGAGGCCCCGACCGGCGGATCGCCCGAGGTCGAGGACCGCAACCTGGCCCACGTCACGCTCTACTCCAGCACGCTCGCCGTCCCGGCCCGCCGCGACTGGGAGGAGCCCGACGTGCTGCGCGGCAAGGCGCTGTTCAAGCAGATCGGCTGCGCGGGCTGCCACCTCCCGGTGCTCCGCACCGGACCGAGCGAAGTCCACGATGTCCTCTCGGGCCAGACGATCCGCCCCTACACGGACCTCCTCTTGCATGACATGGGCGAGGGCCTGGCCGACGGGATGAAGGTCTTCGAGGCGACGGGCCGCGAGTGGCGGACGCCGCCGCTGTGGGGGCTCGGCCTGATCCAGACCGTCAACCGCCACACCGAACTGCTGCACGACGGGCGCGCCCGCAACGTCACCGAGGCTATCCTCTGGCACGGCGGCGAGGCCGAGGCGGCGAAGGAGCGCTTCCGCCACCTCTCCCGCGCCGAGCGCGACGACCTCCTCCGCTTCCTCAACTCACTCTGA
- a CDS encoding imelysin family protein produces the protein MRPRLVLLILPLALVLGFAACDADSDDPDNRTAVRQQLLADIATRIIEPGHDAFAADAAALAEAVTAFERDPSPATLGPAQAVWTTAARSWQRLSALNLPGAVRNGLFHNRISTWPANTAFIEDAVDTEDPIDEAYAARRGSNARGLPALEYLLFAGGDAAVLGQMSDPQRRAYTLAVAQDLLTQAGRLAEAWSRGGGNELGMFEDADTEGRNLQSSVSRVVNEMAMIAEDLRYVKVGRPLGIARDPDEPDGAPQPDRVQAPNAQVSAELFRDDLAGLRALVTGGGGTGFDDYLVTLDAEVDGRPFGEVLLAQIDATDAAMAALGMPLHDAVTDNPDAARAVYDETISLLRVIKVDFAGWLGVSITFSDNDGDSG, from the coding sequence ATGCGCCCCCGCCTCGTCCTCCTGATTCTGCCGCTCGCCCTCGTCCTCGGCTTCGCCGCATGCGACGCCGACAGCGACGACCCCGACAACCGCACCGCTGTCCGGCAGCAGCTTCTTGCCGACATCGCCACGCGCATCATCGAGCCGGGGCACGACGCCTTTGCCGCTGACGCCGCCGCGCTCGCCGAGGCGGTCACGGCCTTCGAGCGTGACCCGTCGCCGGCGACGCTCGGCCCGGCGCAGGCGGTGTGGACGACGGCCGCCCGGAGCTGGCAGCGGCTCTCGGCGCTCAACCTGCCGGGGGCTGTCCGCAACGGGCTCTTCCACAACCGCATCTCGACCTGGCCCGCCAACACGGCCTTCATCGAGGACGCCGTCGACACGGAGGACCCGATTGACGAGGCGTACGCCGCCCGGCGCGGCTCGAACGCGCGCGGCCTCCCGGCGCTCGAATACCTCCTCTTCGCCGGGGGCGACGCCGCCGTGCTCGGCCAGATGAGCGATCCGCAGCGCCGGGCCTACACCCTGGCCGTAGCGCAGGACCTGCTCACGCAGGCCGGCCGCCTGGCCGAGGCGTGGAGCCGCGGCGGCGGCAACGAACTCGGCATGTTCGAGGACGCTGACACCGAGGGGCGCAACCTCCAGAGTTCCGTCTCGCGCGTCGTCAACGAGATGGCGATGATCGCCGAGGACCTCCGCTACGTCAAGGTCGGCCGCCCGCTCGGCATCGCCCGCGACCCGGACGAGCCGGACGGCGCGCCGCAGCCGGACCGCGTGCAGGCCCCCAACGCCCAGGTCTCGGCCGAGCTGTTCCGCGACGACCTCGCCGGCCTCCGCGCCCTCGTCACCGGCGGCGGCGGCACCGGCTTCGACGACTACCTCGTCACACTCGATGCCGAGGTCGACGGCCGCCCGTTCGGCGAGGTCCTGCTCGCGCAGATCGACGCGACCGACGCGGCGATGGCCGCCCTCGGCATGCCGCTCCACGACGCGGTGACCGACAACCCCGATGCCGCCCGCGCCGTCTACGACGAGACGATCAGCCTCCTCCGCGTCATCAAGGTGGACTTTGCCGGCTGGCTCGGCGTCAGCATCACCTTCAGCGATAACGACGGGGACTCGGGATGA
- a CDS encoding HTTM domain-containing protein: MTAPTLPTAARSRAARLRARLADRLTAPTDPVVLGVFRVGFGLVMAASLARFLLLGWAGPLYAEPAFHFTYPGFGWVRPFPLWALNGVLVLAGVAALGFAWGRSAKVWLAVFVAAFTYVELIEAATYLNHYYFVTVVGLLMLVLPMGAALVPGRAARASVPAWTVWALRLQIGCVYFFAGVAKLHPDWLLDAMPLRIWLAARGGLPVIGPLLDLAWMPWAFAWAGALFDLSIAFFLLARRTRPWAYAAAVVFHAATYVLFNIGVFPFVMMVAALVFFEGDEWRALGRRLQRWLPRTGERPARPAVRTRRWVAALVGMWLALQVLLPLRHGLYPGDRFWTEEGFRFAWHVMVASKTGTAAFHVRDPATDRRWTLAPSDDLTALQEKEMASQPDFLWQYAQHVERRFRAAGYADVEVRAETYVSLNGRPGRPLVDPEADLTRAPRSVLRPKPWILRDPAP; encoded by the coding sequence ATGACGGCCCCCACGCTCCCGACCGCGGCGCGGTCGCGGGCAGCGCGGCTGCGTGCTCGGCTGGCAGACCGACTAACGGCTCCGACCGACCCGGTCGTGCTGGGCGTCTTCCGCGTCGGGTTTGGGCTCGTGATGGCGGCGAGCCTCGCGCGGTTTCTCCTCCTCGGGTGGGCCGGGCCGCTCTACGCCGAGCCGGCGTTTCACTTCACCTACCCCGGCTTCGGCTGGGTCCGGCCCTTCCCGCTCTGGGCGCTGAACGGCGTGCTCGTGCTCGCGGGCGTCGCAGCGCTCGGATTCGCGTGGGGACGTAGCGCGAAGGTGTGGCTCGCCGTCTTCGTCGCCGCGTTCACCTACGTCGAACTGATCGAGGCAGCGACGTACCTCAACCACTACTACTTCGTCACGGTCGTCGGTCTGCTGATGCTGGTGCTGCCGATGGGCGCAGCGCTCGTCCCCGGTCGGGCGGCGCGCGCCTCGGTGCCCGCGTGGACGGTGTGGGCGCTTCGGCTCCAGATCGGCTGCGTGTACTTCTTCGCGGGCGTCGCCAAGCTCCACCCGGACTGGCTGCTCGACGCGATGCCGCTCCGCATCTGGCTCGCGGCGCGCGGCGGGCTGCCCGTGATCGGCCCGCTCCTCGACCTCGCGTGGATGCCGTGGGCGTTCGCGTGGGCAGGTGCGCTCTTCGACCTCTCGATCGCGTTTTTCCTCCTCGCCCGCCGGACGCGGCCGTGGGCCTATGCCGCCGCCGTCGTGTTCCACGCCGCAACGTACGTCCTCTTCAACATCGGTGTTTTCCCATTCGTGATGATGGTGGCCGCGCTCGTGTTTTTCGAGGGCGACGAGTGGCGGGCGCTCGGCCGCCGACTGCAGCGCTGGCTTCCGCGCACAGGCGAGCGTCCGGCGCGACCTGCCGTGCGGACGAGACGATGGGTGGCAGCGCTCGTCGGGATGTGGCTCGCGCTTCAGGTGCTCCTCCCGCTTCGGCACGGGCTCTACCCCGGCGACCGCTTCTGGACCGAGGAGGGCTTCCGGTTCGCGTGGCATGTGATGGTCGCCTCGAAGACCGGCACGGCCGCCTTCCACGTCCGCGACCCCGCCACCGACCGCCGGTGGACCCTCGCGCCGAGCGACGACCTCACAGCGCTCCAGGAAAAAGAGATGGCCTCGCAGCCCGACTTCCTCTGGCAGTACGCGCAGCACGTCGAGCGCCGCTTCCGCGCCGCGGGCTACGCCGACGTCGAGGTCCGGGCCGAGACGTACGTCAGCCTCAACGGCCGCCCCGGCCGGCCCCTCGTCGATCCCGAGGCCGACCTCACGCGCGCGCCGCGCAGCGTGCTCCGCCCGAAGCCCTGGATTCTGCGCGACCCTGCTCCATGA